The genomic region TTACCTCCCATATTGTGGCTGCCAATCGGCGTGTGTGTTCCAGAACACATGGAGAAGTGGCCAGGCCAAGATGAATACAGAATAGTTCATACACACGCAGCCTGTTTGGGTCCATTCCAGGGAAGGCACGAGTGCAAAGGGAGCGGTAAAAGTCTTCACACAACACGCCAGGTAGTGGGAGTGTCTCACTGACACTCTCATCAAGTTCTCCTGGTTTCAATGGGTTACCACTACCATCCTCAAACCAGAGGAAATAGGCATAACTGAAAGTTGTATCTTTCCACATGAGTGAAAGATGACCTTTTGCAAGGTGTGAACGGGCAAACTCCACCATTGACCAGACCCGTGCAACTGTCAAAGCTCTGGCACCGTTTTCTGACACTTCCAGTTCCTTGTTGATCTCTCCTGCTTCATCTGTCATCAGTGTTGGAGATGTCAGCTGATGGCTGGAACGATCAACATACAAGAAATGTACTAATCCTGGAAACTCTTCTAAATACTTGTTGATGGTTAGAGCTGACCTGCAGCCTAATGTCATATTCCTAAGTGCTTTAACTTCCAAGAAATGACAGTAGTCTGCCATGCGGTCAGCTGCAACAGCAACGGCTGACTCCACCAGTTGTGCTGCAGTGGCTGAGCTGACAGCCAAACATGCAGTGCGCCAGGCTGCCCGTGTTGTCTCTACAAGGGAGGTTAGAGAAGCGTCTACTCGAGTTGGAACTTCAGCATCTGATGCAGTTCGAAGCCAGTCTTCCACTCCACTCTTCTTCACGTTCTCCCATCGGTAGTGAACCTGTTCTCAAAAATAAATTATCATCAGAAACACCTTCCTCATAAATAAGTATTGTTCAATAAGGATATAAAACAAAGTAAGTCCTTATTAACCCAAagctgatgggcatggcatgtatgtacatgccatgccctgtgagtttactttattaattatttttacacatagatagctacacttgtactaagtcaccaatgagccaattacaagtaatgcctgtctcgcctgtttacccttttccttgattttatgaAACATTTTACATTtctaatattgctgttactaattatagtgctgtaaattgtggtggggacctgtcgaacttcttccctgttaattcaaggGTGAGGCAAGGATGTGTCcttgcatcaacacttttcaacatctacatagactggataatgggcagagctactatcctaAGTTAGTGTGGAGTAACACTTGGCAATATCAataccttgactttgccaatgatgctGCTATCCTCTCTGAGTCTCTAGTCACTGGCAGcaactcttgatgcatttagcaatgaggcaaagcccttgagcctagaggtctcctggacccagaccaagattcaggacctGTTAAGGGAACCCATTCAATTGATCCATGCCTGCAGTGAGGACATTGCAGTCACAgggagctttgcataccttggtagtatagtccatatctctgggctgtcagaccaagaagtcagcagatggattggtctggcagcaggagccatgaattcaatcaacaagagcggtacctatgcagaaggaccaagctacatgtcttccaGGCTTTGATACTGCTAGTTCTGCTCTATGGAAGGGAAACCTGGATGCcctggagtctcatcttgatgccttttgtaacaagtctctttaccagatcatggggtacaattggcaggaccatgtgtccaactaacagctacaccatgagactggcataggacctgttacttgcataatccgggattgccAACTCTGGCTACATGGGCACCaagcttgtttccctgtggatgaccctgcccatcaggttgtctttctgcaagacaatcctgggtggaggaggcccatggaatgacctaggaggtcatggcttgggcagctcaacaAGACCTGTCACAAGGAGTTGGAGAGGGGCTGTGGGCCTGTCTGGAGAcccaccatgagggacccttgtggcTAGAAGCAAATAGTGGATATGGCCATGTGCCCCATCtgtgttagccccttgatgatgatggtaaatatcagtaacgttatagtaattataatgtctataataaaaataacaccatcaatattcattgcattagtaaaaaaaaaaataaaaacatttttcccgcaaattcaaggaaagctgagatcaggtaaggtcacaaggtctactaatcagctcctttgtggctaagcacttttagggccatctatgtgcagagacatttcacaaaaaaaatttaaatgtgCATGGCATTTTCCCAGCAACACTAAATTAACCCAATGGCACTGGGATAAAACTGTGCTCATATTagaatttttttgtgaaatgtttctttttactaatgctatcaaatatcgattactttatttttattatagacagtataattactataatgttattaacattagtaatagcaatataagataccataaaatattttcaaaaatcaaggaaaagagtaaacaggtgagacagtggtgacttagtacttgtgaagccacctatgtgtaaaaactataaataaattaaactcacataCCATCCCCAGCAGCTTCAGGTTAAAAGACATCAACTATATCTAACAAACTCAACGTTTCTTCCAATAAACCATTCCCAGGAAAATTCAAGAGCAGTTTACATCTACCACTCCTTTACAGGGAAAATGGGCTACAAGATCTAGCAGTGAGAACATGAAAGCACACGGGTTTAAGAGGAAAATTCTTCTTCACTTGTCATTTTCAATCTGTTTAATGGCAGTCCAAACAGTTACTTTACATGCAAAGACAGAAATGTTCATGGATTTACTGGATTATATGGCATATGATCACTTTCTGTATATCATGAATTTTAGgtaactgttgttattagtattctaATAAACCACTGTAAaagtgcatgcacacatatattaccTGCTGCAGAGCTTTTTCTATTCGTTCTGCTGCTTTAGTCCTGGGAAGTCTCTTGGCTAACTCTTGGGATTTTCTCACTGCTGTATCACAAGCATCCAGGATCAATTTGCCGCGACTGTTCACATTGCCAGCAAGCATTTCCTCTAGCCCTGTTAGTAATGTGATGAGCTGCACTGATAGCTGTGTGCGGTTGATCTGTAGTTGATAATGTAAATTAATCTCAGCatggatatacaatatataaagagTTTAAAGCTTCCAATTGGTCTTTTAATCCCTATACAAGTCAACCTCAAGTACTCTGCTTACCTGTAATCTTGCTCCTAATTAAGTacaaatttttaaaatgtttcaCTTAAGTGGGCATGCTCAACTTTTTTGTGCAAATTTCTATGAATGCATTTATCTGAAATCCTGGTTCATATTTAACTAATGGGAAAGGGTCAAAAAttgttttctttacatttccATGGATATTCACTGATTATATAGTACTTACATCAATCACACTATTGAAAGTTAAGGGCCTACCACACTAGCACTTTTTATGTCAATTTTTGTATTTCCCTGTGAACTCTATATGCAAATCGACTGCCCCTATCACACTACCAAGGCAGCAAACAGTGTTCATGAAAACAAACATGGCAGCACCTGAGAGAGGTACCAGAAATCACACAAACATTCTCATACATACCacgttatatattgtatatgggaATCTTCTAGAACATTAACTTATGTTTGCAGAATTAACTTAATCTAtctaatttataaataaaaaacattctaGTTGTATGGATCCTCTGTAGCATAAGATCAACACTTTAATTAGTCAGATGGAAATGGTCTAGTGTAAAAAGGCCATTatgaataacaattattattattatcatcattattttagttttacaattatattcatactataattattattatcattattattattattattattattattattattattattattatcatcatatcattattattatcactataataataataatcagaataataggaattataattaaaattattatcataataataatcatcaacataataataataattagaataataatcattattatgataataattacaataattataagaataataatattaaaaataataatattaaaaaatatatattattattattattattattataataaccataagcattataatagtaataataataataatgttaataataatagtaataataatgttacaaagcaaaataaatatgatatacatcaAAGATCATATAACAAAAGgatagaaggtggggggggggggggggggtatcttgaTTATCagaagggtgattagatcaaagcaCAGTTTCAGGAGAAATATCAGGAGGGGGAGGCTCCAGGGAAGGGTAATGTAGCAAAGGAGGGAGCAGAAGGGGTAACAGGGAAGGAAGGCGGGTTGATGCAGATGAAGCAGAGGGGACAGAGTGagttgggagggagtggaaggggtgcAGGGGGaacatgaggatgaggatggatgtTGGCAGTCCCTTTGGTGTATAAGGAATGGTAGTAGAGGGATTGGAGGATGGATAAGAGACCATTCATGTAACATACCTCCGACACAATCACCAGAGCAAGACCATCAGACAAGGTCTCATAATGGACGAGATGAGGTGTGAGATGGCAAACTTCAGTATGAAGGAGTAATACACAGCTTCTGATCTTTCCTTCTTGCTCATCTGTTGAATTGGATACTTTCAAAgaaaattctactactactacaatgccCTTCATCTAATCATACAGCATTTTCATTAACTAAGAATCCAAGCTGCAGAGCCACTCAAAAAATACTGCCATCAATGGTGACCTACCTTCAACCAGCACTGAATGTCTTCCCAGTGCAGGTGTGCTTGGGATGCTGTAAAATTCTCCTGAATCACTGCTATCCACTTCTATTCCATCATCATCTTTCCTGTGATCTACTGCTTCTGTGTTTATCTCATTATCTGTTTCACTCTCTTCTACTTGCTCAAGCTCCTTTACTTGGCTTGCTTCCAcaagaagattaagaaagagaagatCTGATGCACTTAGTTCCTGTGCATTTCGactgaaagagaagggagatggaaattaTAGATGTTTTGCCTTTCTAAAGATCTCATACCAAGTTTTTGAGAAACTTTATGCTTCTATCATCTAATCCTGTGGCCAGCGTTAAGAAAGGCTCAAGCTGCAGTAAGCAGTTACATATCCAAGAATCTCAGCAATAGTATATTCAGAATAGTAATgccatttatcttttttccctctttataccTGTCCCCCTTTAAGCCTCTGTCTACTTTTTGATATATCAAGAGTTAAAACTTCTAAAGCTAAATCAAAGTTTAACACTAAATATCTGTTATTTTGTGGTGGTTGTTTTATTtcctaaaaacaaaaagaaaaaaaatgttttcctttcTAAATGAAATATTAGGAATGAAGGAGACAGGGTGTTCACCAAAGTTAGTGCAGCTAGAATTATATACTCAAGCAGCCAGTTTTGAGGAGACACTTTTTGAACCTGTGCAAAATAAAACCAGAAGTATTTTGGAGTTAGTGCATACACTTCCACTGTCTGCCTGAAAATCACAGAGCAATCACTCAGGAGCAACAAGGAATATGTTGTGAAAGAGTATGCATGGCCTCTTGACCCTATTTCAGACTCAGCTGGTGTATCACACTTGCCATGCCTCACCAACAAAGTGAcatgatttatttttgtataacttGTATCCATAATATGATTACAATATTTTTGCATATTCAGAGGTGCATGATATTAATTTTGGTTTCGAGATTAAACCTGTATGAGcctgattat from Penaeus chinensis breed Huanghai No. 1 chromosome 39, ASM1920278v2, whole genome shotgun sequence harbors:
- the LOC125046653 gene encoding Hermansky-Pudlak syndrome 1 protein homolog, with protein sequence MQAVLIFDQLNDVVYLRCDHRFVRHVRTMAASQGLLQEQDLADPQPVAHLDPNIVVQIFSPLVTSQRIMATQFNNPYTSVTCQDGTTVVFQEYAGYLFVGVGHQEECHLQRIISMTIRMVQLVVGPCVTILKRSATKSALLDSLLEAWQRLYSSEQSYLVEAVERLVVNSELSAAAVKALASVVDKMKAAKELTPCHAMFFVRSKLLALYSSRNAQELSASDLLFLNLLVEASQVKELEQVEESETDNEINTEAVDHRKDDDGIEVDSSDSGEFYSIPSTPALGRHSVLVEDEQEGKIRSCVLLLHTEVCHLTPHLVHYETLSDGLALVIVSEINRTQLSVQLITLLTGLEEMLAGNVNSRGKLILDACDTAVRKSQELAKRLPRTKAAERIEKALQQVHYRWENVKKSGVEDWLRTASDAEVPTRVDASLTSLVETTRAAWRTACLAVSSATAAQLVESAVAVAADRMADYCHFLEVKALRNMTLGCRSALTINKYLEEFPGLVHFLYVDRSSHQLTSPTLMTDEAGEINKELEVSENGARALTVARVWSMVEFARSHLAKGHLSLMWKDTTFSYAYFLWFEDGSGNPLKPGELDESVSETLPLPGVLCEDFYRSLCTRAFPGMDPNRLRVYELFCIHLGLATSPCVLEHTRRLAATIWEVTGPMDANPADLL